The following nucleotide sequence is from Drosophila kikkawai strain 14028-0561.14 chromosome 2L, DkikHiC1v2, whole genome shotgun sequence.
tatgtcTAATAAATGTATTCCAATGTGTGCAAGCAATTGCTTTCTGTAATAAATGTGACCAAAGAGTCGgaaaatcataaatttaagaataattcgtTGAGATCCTTGGTGGAAAATTCTCTGGCATACATTTTATTCAATGCAAACACTTAAATATAACATCAACATACTGAGCCATCAACTTCCAGAACCCATCTCTTTATCTTACAGCCCAGAAACAACTTCTGGATCTCTGGCATGGCTTACCCAATGCTGTAGGAACTTATCATACTCCCTCTTGCTGCGACAGATGATGACAAGGGACGAGGGTCGACAGCCATGGGACTTCAGCTCCTCTATTCGTTTCTTGGTGGTCTTAAGGCTATGGCACAGAACACGAGGCACTTGGGCCACCTCGAATCTCGTAAATTGGGCCTCATCAATCAGATAGTCGATCACCTCCTTGATCTAAGGGACACAGTCAACATTTGTGAGATTTCATTAAACTCAAAGACTCACCTTTGTCACCCGCACGGTATGCACCTGCGGATGCCTGTCCATAATCCCCTTAGCCTCGCTGACAGTAAAGCCCAGCCGATGCGCCACATACTCCACCACCGAGGAGAATTTGCCCAGCACTTGCAGCTCGTCCAGGGACAACTTCAGCGAACGCTGTAATATGGGCTCTGGGCAGCGCACCATCCATGGCATAATCTTGTCTTTTTTGGCCCGCTTCGCGCGCTCCAGCCGCAACTGCACAGCCTTGGGAGTGTAGCGAAAGGCCCAAAGATCCTTCAGGATGTTAATCGGCGACACATTGTACTCAATCATGTGATGGAGGTTCTTCTCGAACATTTCGTACGGCATCTCCAGTATAAAGAGTCGCTTCGAGAGGTATTTGGCCACGAGATCGGGACTGACTTCCAGCTTGTCGCTGATGTAGTAGACGCGGTTCCTCTGCGGCATCGCGCTCCTCTCCGAGTTCAGACCGCTGACCAGCTTACGCAGGCGTGGCACAGTGAGGCGCAGGAAAGGCACGAAATGGTTGATATCCGTGATATCCATTGACTTGATCAGCTGCAACTTTAGCTCCAGGCGTTCTGCAAAGGCATTAATGAGTTTATTGACCGAAAAAAATACACCCAATGTGAACACTCACTGCTGTCCTGGCCTATTATCCAGGGATATTCAACCAAACTGCGCCTGCTAACCCCTTCCGCATGCAGCGTGTCCAATGTCAAGGCCAGGGAGCGTCCGCGGTAGTTGCGATACACCACATCGTCGGTCATGATCCGCTTTAGCTCTGCGTCCGAGAAGCGGAAGCGTTCCCGCAGCAATTCAACCAGGACGCTGGCCTTGGTGCCCGTCTCCAGCTCTGGCCGATACGGCACATACTCGTTGTCGGTCTCGCTGCCGCCAGGCGCCGTCGTCGCACCCGTCAACAGAGACTTCCTTGGAACGGCATGGCTTTCAATCTGGGAAAAGAGCGAGCGTCTGAAGCAGAGACGCGGGCCTGCGTTGGCATTCAACGGCCTATTCAACTGGAAGGCCGTCTCCAAGCTGCGCACGAGACTTCGCAACATTTCAAGCGGTTAAAacattaatttgttatttcttataaaacaattttgtcGAAAAACCGGCGTAGTAAGGGCGCTGCCAACTTGTTGCACTCTACAATCAGCTGACTGGTGTTGACAACTCAAAGCTGACATATACGAcactaaaacaagaaaggaagctaactgcgggaagccgaagtttgtatacccttacaTTTAGAGTAATTGCAACAGGAGACcaaattttttacattttactaAAATCTGCACCTTTGTGTTCTAAAATTTCATGCTAACAGGAgcttatattttctaaaatttagcCCACACTTCATATAACAGgttttagataaataaatgtcCATCAAATATAAGAAATCCTTAGCGCATTCTCTCTAACGTtgactttatttttcaaaaatacttAGCTCCAATTGTAATCGGAACATTTAGGGTAaactttcgttttttttttttttatcacaaGCACAGAGAAAAGATCCTATGGCTCCTCGACATCGATGTCCTTGGTCACGCGACCCACCCAGTAGACGAAGCTGCTCTGGACCACGGTGGCCATAAACTTGACGTTTCCCTTGTAACCTGCTGGCGGCAGCCACTCAAAAGTGAGCTGCGTCAAGGGACTCTCCTTATTGACCTTCCGATGGGTAAGGGTGTTGGCATTGCCTGAGCAGCTCAGGGTCTGAGAGTGATCGGCGTCCACCACTTGGAACTGACCGACCACGCGATTCTGGCCGTCGCGCGCTTGGATCATGAAGCCAAGGAATTCATCACCGCCCAGAGTCAACTTGAGTTTCTCGCCAGAGCGTACATGGGATGGTCCGGACAAGCTATACGGGGGCTTAATGGTCTGCAGCTTGGCGCCGTGCTGGGGCGTCAAATCCGGGCATGCGGTCTTGGGGGCACCGTCCGAGTAGGCGTGGACACTGATGGCCAGGCAGGCGGCAATCACCAGAAGACGGAACATGGCTGCTGAAAGATATCGTTATTAATTGAAATCGTTCCAACaagaagtttattttaaaaattggttTTACATTTCTGATAactaaaatattcatatttaataaactaaaaattatttacaagaattaaggtttatttaaattaattaacaagaAAATTGCACTGATTTCtatcaaaataaagtataaagAAAAGAAGAGCACATTTCAAAGATATGTAAGTTCGTTtacaatattgtaaaaatcattttattgttgtattTCCTTCTCActtataatttgaaatattgttttagaattattttcaatttctgaATTAATAATCACAATTTATTAATGCGATAACATCATTAAAACTATAGCGTGCAAGTCTTAAAAGCCTTTTCTCAACCTTTATTAGtgtgatttttttaattgatattaCTAGTTTtccataaattaattaattagcatTTGCAGTGAAGTGAGACGAAATCACTGGCCTTGACTTGTGTTAAAGTTTTTTCTTACTACATAAACGTTTACCTAGGtagttacattttaaaaaccaGCTCTTAATTATGCAGCTTGTCAACCCCAGCTTGTTTATACATACATTGTGTTATCTATGACATTACACAGCAGTTTGCATTTCTCGAGATTCAAGATTAGGCCTTAATTTTTAACCTCAAGGTCAGCAGCTACCTAAAGATGTCtcttcaaattaaaaatttgtaaattagcGTGGGCTAAATCAACATTTCAATCACGCTTTGCCCATAAATCTTCAGGTTcttcgaaataaaataaaaccgacTTTTTGCAATTATAAAATGGCCAAGTTGCATATTGATTAAATCCAATTTTTTCCGAAATAATCAAACTGGTTTTTGGCCATGAACGAAAACCGTATAAAACCCAAACGAGTTTTCAGTATACTTTCCTAGAAGagtgattttattattattttttgtttttattctgtCCATTAGCATTTCGATTAGGATCGAGTGTAATAATGTGTGCGACAATTAAACCAAAACGTGCCGAAAAATAGGGCTAAGTACTTCCTTAAACGCACTTCAGCTTCAGGTTCAAGGTGGATGGAGGTTGAGTACCGATCGGATTGATCGTCGACCTCCTCCACTTTTTGTCACAGGCGCTCCGTAGAGACCTTGTCCAAGCCTAAAGACAAGCCTCGCGTTGTCTTGCAATATGCTAAAGTTCAGACGTTTGACAGGGGCCCGGTGTCTGCGCCAAGTCGCGcttcattatttttcttattttttattttgtctctTTTATCTGTGTATTTCTGGGCCTGTGTACAACCGGTTGCCAGACTCTTTAGATATAATCCCAATAGTTTTTAAATCTCTTTGTGTATTTCTGTGTATGTCATTACGCCCATCTGTAGGCCTCAATTAGCCTGCTTTTGTAATGGCGTGgaaaatattgttattatcAAGTTGATGGGTAGGAGTCGCTGAAGCTTGAAGTTCCCATTCTATTTAGAGATGTTTTGTTAAAGTCTTGCGAGGCTTTGTTAACATAGTTAACagttaattaacttaaatatatagaatcAAAATTGAAAGGTTCTCTAAAGATGGATAAAGGAGCTCCAAGAGCAAGATCTTTAGCTGTGAAAAAATACTCTACAAAACAACCAATTTTTCTCCTATACGAGTAAaactttgaactttttgtacTGCCCGAGGATTGTACcactattttttattgttatttttttttataaatacaataccTACTATTCAAAAACAGACACTAACTGCACAAAGGGAAAACTTAAAATGAGCTGAAAATTCTGCCTCAGCTTCCTATTTATACCAGCCGTGGATCTAAAGTAGAAATATAGCTTTGCAATGTAAACTTGGTGAGAAAAAGATCGGTTGAGTCCGAACCTGAGCTTTAGCTTCGGGCCCAGCGATTTGGCCAACAGCAAAGCTGTGAAAGCTCAGCTTACAAATTAAAAGATACAACTTTTCAGTTATAAAGATAGGTTTTGTAGACAGTGACTAAGTGTTTACTTCGAACTAGATTCGAAATGGCAGGTCAattagaatttgaatttactaaataaataaagttgcttggaaattatattttgctAATAAAAGTCAGCTCTTCAATGAAAGAATTGGGTTACAGATCGATTTCGGTTGCTTACATATCTATATGTATTTAGGTATACGATATAAAGCGTTATATTGATTAAACTAGAAGGCTATTTGTTGATAGGAAAATTCTCCTaaatttctttacattttaaattatgcaCTGCCCTATTTAAGGACTCTAATTCATTATATATTGGTGTTTTAtgtaattgatttaaattaattttaaatattcgaTGTCTCAATTCAACGATGTCTCAATGCAATACTGTAAATTTAGAAACACTTGTTATGGTCGACCTTTACTGGTAGCTTTAATAGTTTCCTGAATCATAAGACGATTTGTTAGTGTTGATCGCATACCTTTGTACTTTTTATTCCACGTAAATAGCAATGGATTTGAAATCTAtcagaaaagtttttaatggTATGCTACGAAATATTGTAAGTGAATGTGTTTAGGTTTAAAGAGTTTCTTAGCATACTTTTGACTGccttttaaattgatttcttaTTTGGTTAGCATGACTTTAAAATTCGCGTTAAAAAACTTGAATAACTCTATTCCTTAAAacttatttactatttatttgaAGCTCGAATTTAATATAACcgaatcaaaaaaatatatacgataTATCGGAATCTTAAATCTTTCTAAAAtgtcaaataataatttggcTGTGACACGTGGCAGTCATTTCGGAAAATGGGAGCAGAGCAGTCAGCCTTGTTGGCCTGCACACAGACGGGAAAGCCTGAAAATTTTCTGGAGCTGACCAATGCAGAGCAATTCTTTAGTTTGCAATTTGAAAAGATGCCCAAGCCGGCGACTGGTCCGGTTACTGAAGCTCTTCTTTACTTGGTGGAGAACCTGCCCGAGGCAAAGGATAGTAAGTTACCCAGCATACAACAtaatcatttcatttcaatcAACATTCACCAGTAACCCTTGAGAACGCTGAGCAAGATTTGCATTTACCCCCAGATGAAAATGGAGAATTGGAGTTTAGCGATGGTGGGGAAAGCGGCTTCCATTCGGACTTTACCTGTTCAACAGAGTGAGGCGAGAACATTTCCAAACCCCTTAATCTTTCCAcgaataacaaataaaataatttaacatttatgATTTTATGTACACGAGACTATTGCAATATTTGTTTGGGTGCTACTTAAAGTTTACCTTCTTCAGACGAAGGGATTTGATGGGTCTAACGATGCTCCTCCGCTCTTCGCGATGTTTTTTCAGTGCTGCCTCGCGTTTTTTGGCATGGAACTGTGACTTCTTTTGCTTATTCACCTCGAATGTCATTTGACGATTGCCAAGTGACCTTCCCACATTGGTCACCTGCCCCTCCAGCTGAGACATTACGCGTACACGATCCTGAAGGCTGGCCTGCTTGATGCGCTGCTGCATCGCACTGCCGCTTTGATGCTTGTCCAGGGCCGTCATGGTGAAGCGGTTGATCGTGCCATTTGTTGGAGGAGGAGCCCTACTGTGTCCATTGGTCAGAGGTCTTGTTCCACTTCCTGGCGTCTCTTCATGTTGCTTATGGTCTCCATTCTCTTCCAACTCCTCGTCTTCTTCTTCGTCGCGAGTTCGCTTTACCTGCTTGTAGGCCTGCTTCATTTCCTTCACGTACTCCCTTCTGTCGTCATCGTCGGAGGAGGCATCGTCAGCACTGTCCTCGCTCTTCTCGCCGTCGCTCTTCTCGAAGCCAAACAGATCCTCATCATTGTCGCTTTCTTCTCTCGGCTGGGCCTCGTCAGCATGCAACTCGGCCACGCGGGCCACCTCCACACGTTtcttcagctccttggccTTGGATTTATCGAGACGATTGAGAACCGGAGCCAGGAGACGATACTCCTCAGCCTCTTTATTAACTGCAAAGTCAGCGTTCTCGAACATGGCCTTGAAACGGGTATCCTCCAGAAGATTGGGAACATTGCGTTGCTTGGCACTGTTGGAGGGATTCGCTTGTTCGTCCATGATTTTGAGGGCCAATTCCTTGTTGACCTTGGGCAGCTTGGACTCAATTTGTAGCCGCGACTTTCGCTCACTCTCGATCTCCTGCCGGATCTTGTCCTTGCGGAAACGATCGAAGGCAAAGGGTTCCACCACTGCCTTGGCTTTGTTGTATAACCGAGCGTCCATAAAGTATCCGTGCATGTAACCCTTCAGCAGATTGCTGCCAACAAGATGTTCCATTCCCAGTTCTGCCAGCTCCTTAGCCGTAACGAACTGGTAGTCATCGTAGACATTCTCCACCACCTCCGACTCGATCTCCTCGGTGAGATTATCAAGGAAGGAGCACCAGCGCGGTGCTGGGCCCATGGCTGGCACGTAGTACGTCAGCATATTCACGTCCTCCTGGGCCAAGAAGAACATGCCCGTGTCGGGGATGGTGCAGAAATCGTTGAAGGATGTCGTGGACTCAACGTAGGCAATCTGCTTGCCCGTCTGCTCATCCCACAGCTTCAACGTGGCCTCGTCCAAGCTATAGACGGCATTTTGGGAAGGATTAAAAGCCAGTCGCTTGATGGGCAGTCGATTTAGATGATTCTTCACCAGCAGCGGCTGCTTGGCACGGATGTCGTAGATCAGAACATGACCCGAGGCTGTACCCACGCCCATATGCAGACCATTACGGAATTTCAGAGCTGTGACCGAGGGAAAGTCCTTTACGCCAGGCAGCTTCATGGCGACATCTAGCGTGGAACAGCGTTGCTTAGTTCGGGGATCCCAGGCTTCCACTGTGCCCTCCTTGGTGCCGGCCACCAGAAGATGATGCTCTGGGTTCACATCGCAAGCGTTTAGGCAGCTGGCGTCCGTTTCGAAAGGCTGAAGGAACTGTCCCCTCTCCAAATTAAGCCGGTAAATATCCTGAAAGTTGAATTGTTTAGTGTTTGATCTCCTTTACATCGTTTGAGTCTATATTTACCCTGCCCACTCCCACGATGAACATGTCGCAGCTGGGCTTGTGGTACTTCATGTCGCGCCCGAAGCGCGGTATCCTCAGTCTGTAGTGGCGACCGTGGGCGGCGTGTATTTCCACGTAGCGATCGCACTGCAGGAAGACCATCTTGCTGTAGTCGTCGCTTATCACCTCAAACGTGGTCACCTCGGAGTCGAAGCAGCGCTCAAACTTGATGGACAGATTAGAAACCTCGAAGCACTTGACGCGCGGCTTGTACGTGCCCGTGGCCAGGATGTACTGATGGTCGGGGCTCATGCGGATGCTAGTGCATACGCCGGGCATATCAAAGTCCTGTATCAGCTCGATCTGGCGCCGCGAGTCCACCTTTTTCTTCAGCTGCGACCGCTTTCGTCGGTCAGTGAGCCACTGGAGGGGAAATTTATCTTGGTTAAAGGGCGTTACAGGACGACTCTGGCTGCTGTTACTCACATCCGGCACCGACTTGCCGGCGCTCAGGTTGTAGATCTTCACATCGTTGACCTCGTTAACAAACATCTTGGCCGCAATAAGTTAAATATTACAgcataaacaaaaacgaacAGCGCACGTGCGCCTAGAGTAAAAAGATCTGGTCACACTGATTCACAgctgtttgtttacaaagaCAGTGCAGGCACCATACCGATAGTTTTCCAGAGCGGCCTCTTTAGCCATTTTGtggctaaaattaattagccATATTTATACCtttacagggtattataattttaattagaagATTGCAACACAGTGTAGGATTCATTTACGACCCTATATAGAATCTAAAGCCGATTCGATCTAGCCCCGGCCCACCTGTCGGTTTCTTCGCAAACTAGTCCATCCGCGTTAAAACTATATGAATGAATCTCTACAGATAGTTTTCCAATTTAGCATTTTAAAgatgattttaaattataattttgtaatttcaatttcccttgtaagtttttttcatttaaacatATATTAAATTCCACGGggcataattaattttttgcttgAAAAATAGCTATAAAATCTCTTCAagtgaaaatatcgatatatcgatgcagttaaaaaaaacattggtTGAATCGATAGAACCATCGATGTGTTTTCATCTCTGAGAAATATCAACAAAGTCGCAATTTTTTGCCAATTACaaataattgcaaaaaaaCTGTCTTGTTGGTGTCCTTCCACAACTCCAGTGCGTGTGACTGCACAGGATTACGTTGCTGCTATCCAGATTTCAAGCTTTTTGCAGGCCCGCCCCTCGtcaaacaacaataaacacacacacaaagccaCCACACACACCCCCGCTCTTCGTAACAGCCCTACATTCCATTCCTTCCGCTCCACTCCCCGAGGAACCAAAACGGTGAGTAATATTCGCCGTTTGCTGCTGCGTCTAAGCCAATTAAAGGCGCTGCGCTTATGATTAAATTATACGAAACGGAAGACTATGTGCAAGGGCGACACTCTGCAGCCCCACCAAACTTTCCCTTGCTTTGAAAGTGTAcatactctctctctctcgagaTGTTTTTGCtctagttgtttttgttgttgtactgCCCCATTCCATTGTTGTGTACaccccttaaatatttttttttcgcccaGGGTGCGTTTGTGTTATTATAACGCAATGAATTACACTTCCACTCCATTCAGcgcaatttataaataattgtatgtacatatgtatgtattactCAAAGATTCCGCCTCCAATGATTACTGCAATGATGTGTGGCCTTTGGCGCTTGACTGATAAGAGTAGAGACCGAGACCAGTAGGGTGCCGGGAAgtctgtatatttaaaattgataattACCTTGCCTTGAAATGATTTAGGGAATAAAGAGAgagattaattaatttaaaattaacataaaaacaaTACAGGAGTGCCACAAAAATtactttcaatttaaaatcgatGGCATTTTTCCTTAAAAGCTTTCAATTATGTTAATTAGGTCACAAAATATAATGTTACTTTTTTAACATACTCCTCCAGAACTCCTAAGTGAAAGaagttttgtttatataataaaattataaaaattaaacttaaaggGAAGTTTTATTAATctcccaaaaatatattagaacTACTTGTTAGcttaagataaataaataaataaatattagcgCTTTTTTATGCAAGACACTAGAAGTTAATATTATGAATGAATAAATACTTTGAAGgagtttatttaaatgcaatatCTGAGAGCCCGTTCGCACTGACTTATTTAGTTCCCACAACTACGCCACGACGGCCTTGAGAATAATTCGCTTTGACTTTATTGAAGTGCTCACTTGAGGTCTCCCCGAATGCGGGCCGATATATCAAAGGCTTCAAGACGATACTGACACTCTGAAAGACTCAAAATCAAGTGGCGTATGGAAGTTCCAGCCTGGAGGGTTTTTACAGCCACTTTTGAAGCTCAAGTTGGCTCTCTTTTGTGAGTTGTGtgagcaaataaacaaacccGGTCGGCTGTTCAAATACAAGCATGCcttaaaaaacgaaatatcGGGGGCAACTCAAAGAAAGGGGGAACAAAATGTTGTGTAGCCGTCGCAGAACAAATTAATGCAGCGCCGCAGTTTGTTGATAAGCGAGCAGCGCCGTGTGGGTTCGCACCTGAGGCATATAGTTATAGGAAACCACTTGCTTGGGTCGGAGTTCGTACTGGCGAAGGATCTGAGCCTAAAGTCAAGATGAGCAAAGTGTGGAGTGTGGTGAACAAGATGCACGAACGCATCGACTACCTTATAGAAAAATGTGGATTGAGTGGAATTCTGCATTTTGCAATTCAGTAATCAGtttcgtttgtttttaaagGTCCCAACATGACTGCTGCGCCGTACAACTACAACTATATCTTCAAATACATCATCATTGGTGACATGGGCGTGGGAAAGTCCTGCCTGCTGCACCAGTTCACCGAAAAGAAATGTGAGCATGTCCATCTGCCGTGGAGGCATTTACATTAACTTGCCTTTTCTCTTCTTCAAAAGTCATGGCAAACTGCCCGCACACGATCGGCGTGGAGTTTGGCACACGCATCATCGAGGTAGACGACAAGAAGATCAAGCTACAGATATGGGACACGGCGGGCCAGGAAAGATTCCGCGCCGTCACACGGTCATATTACAGAGGAGCAGCCGGTGCCCTCATGGTCTATGACATCACCAGACGGTAGGCACTATAAAACTTCACATATACCTTGAAACTCTAAATGGTATTCTTGTTAACCAATCCAGATCGACGTACAATCACCTGAGCAGCTGGCTCACCGACACGCGCAATCTCACCAACCCCAGCACTGTGATCTTTCTCATTGGTAACAAGTCGGATTTGGAAAGCACTCGCGAGGTTACCTACGAGGAGGCCAAGGAGTTTGCCGACGAGAACGGTCTGATGTTTCTCGAAGCGAGTGCAATGACGTGAGTAAAGATTACAGCACTTCCCTCAATTAGTATTGCAACATTTTGATAACGGAGTTAACGTATAATAACTTTTCCAAGAATGTTTGAAATTTGACGCAACCCAAGCACTTTTAACCTACATTTGAAAAACTATTTAACGTAATTTTTTAATCATAACTTATCCTTAACAGTGGCCAGAACGTGGAGGAGGCATTTCTTGAGACAGCAAGAAAGATCTATCAGAACATCCAGGAGGGACGACTCGATCTAAATGCCTCCGAGTCCGGAGTGCAGCACCGACCTTCGCAGCCGTCACGGACTTCGCTGAGCAGCGAGGCCACGGGTGTCAAGGATCAGTGCTCGTGCTAAATGGATGCGATGCACCTTTACCCTTACAAAACAGCCCTAGATATAGagatctatttttattttttagccgACTCGTAATTTACTGGCccaaaagcaaaaaccaaTGTATGTAGTTGAATGATTCGATTAAGCATAAAAAGTGTGTGAGCGAGCAAACAgcaaaaactaaaaccaaaatataaaaagcccTCCCCGATAATaagaaaatacacaaaaaccaaacaactTCAACATTTCTATTAACGAGTAAGcataaatattagaaaattgaGAATGTTTGTTGGTTATCGCGATTATTTTTTACGCATCGTTAAAAGAGCCACCAAAGTCTTGACTATGAAATTTCGAAAAGTTTATCGCTATATTCGCCCCCAACTCACTTGACCCAAACTTAACATTCGGCAGATCGCGGATTCTGTTAGTTATAtctctgtatatatatatatacatatatgcatataaatatatacttatatataaatgaatatttgACTCtccttttattaattataaatatttttgttgagtATTTGTTGTAGACGCGTGCGAGAAGGCGAGAAACCGATCAATGTTATATGAATATAAACAATGTATTAATGGCATAATGCaataggaaataaataaaaccggTATTTATAAAGACCCTACCAATATATGtgcatgtttttatttaagaaccGGTAACTACAAACATCTGAACGAAGAATGGAAACTAACTATATCTATACTACACGTTTTACGCCTTCTGCAGGGGGAgtacatttataaaaaaatgtttaatatttcgtaacttaaattatattctttcttatttctttttgcgaagatacatatgtaaacaaaataataggtgtgaaatattttttttaattgtcttatttttatattattaattaaaaaaaaaaagagtaaaacCAGCTTCACAAAcagatattaaaaaataaagcaaatatttcataaaatgcGTTAAAATTGGTAACCTAGATAACTAGGTGAAAAATGTTATTCGATATTCTAATAGTTATTgtcttgttttatattaaattgacTTTATACCTGTAATTAACCTGATCTTCAACCAAATTATTATCTTAATTGTAATAGGTTTTATGTGAAACAATAAAcccataataataatttaatgaattgctgttgctgttggttaaatatttaaatttatttatctaattttttttaatttttacttgTTTTAATCACTTATGAAGACCATATTTTAAATCCAACAGGTTCAATTTCCCTATTTGAATTCAATTCACtcgttcttattttttccaattCGCGCAGTGTACCGTTTTCCAGTGTGCCAGTCGGCTGGGTGTGAATGTCCGCGCTGCCGGGCGAATGGCCGTGGTATGCATGCCATTCGCCCGGTAACGCGGACACATCTGGCCATTCGCCCCGGCACCGCGGACACAGCTGGCCATTCGCCCGACAACGCGGACACAGCTGGCCTGCATACCACGACCATTCGCCCGACAACGCGGTATGCAAATTGAAACTAATTTATTCACCCACCATGAAAGTGACGAAATAGCGACTAAAAGCGCAACGTAAGCGAATCTCGGACCCATGATGCAAATCAAGCGCCTCCTGTGCAAGTCCTGCGGCCTGGGCACGCTGCTGGTGGCCGTCGTCTGGCTGCTGGCGCTCCTCTTTTACTCGCACATCCTGGGGAGATCCATCCA
It contains:
- the l(2)34Fd gene encoding nucleolar protein 10, whose protein sequence is MFVNEVNDVKIYNLSAGKSVPDWLTDRRKRSQLKKKVDSRRQIELIQDFDMPGVCTSIRMSPDHQYILATGTYKPRVKCFEVSNLSIKFERCFDSEVTTFEVISDDYSKMVFLQCDRYVEIHAAHGRHYRLRIPRFGRDMKYHKPSCDMFIVGVGRDIYRLNLERGQFLQPFETDASCLNACDVNPEHHLLVAGTKEGTVEAWDPRTKQRCSTLDVAMKLPGVKDFPSVTALKFRNGLHMGVGTASGHVLIYDIRAKQPLLVKNHLNRLPIKRLAFNPSQNAVYSLDEATLKLWDEQTGKQIAYVESTTSFNDFCTIPDTGMFFLAQEDVNMLTYYVPAMGPAPRWCSFLDNLTEEIESEVVENVYDDYQFVTAKELAELGMEHLVGSNLLKGYMHGYFMDARLYNKAKAVVEPFAFDRFRKDKIRQEIESERKSRLQIESKLPKVNKELALKIMDEQANPSNSAKQRNVPNLLEDTRFKAMFENADFAVNKEAEEYRLLAPVLNRLDKSKAKELKKRVEVARVAELHADEAQPREESDNDEDLFGFEKSDGEKSEDSADDASSDDDDRREYVKEMKQAYKQVKRTRDEEEDEELEENGDHKQHEETPGSGTRPLTNGHSRAPPPTNGTINRFTMTALDKHQSGSAMQQRIKQASLQDRVRVMSQLEGQVTNVGRSLGNRQMTFEVNKQKKSQFHAKKREAALKKHREERRSIVRPIKSLRLKKVNFK
- the Rab14 gene encoding ras-related protein Rab-14 isoform X1 is translated as MTAAPYNYNYIFKYIIIGDMGVGKSCLLHQFTEKKFMANCPHTIGVEFGTRIIEVDDKKIKLQIWDTAGQERFRAVTRSYYRGAAGALMVYDITRRSTYNHLSSWLTDTRNLTNPSTVIFLIGNKSDLESTREVTYEEAKEFADENGLMFLEASAMTGQNVEEAFLETARKIYQNIQEGRLDLNASESGVQHRPSQPSRTSLSSEATGVKDQCSC
- the Rab14 gene encoding ras-related protein Rab-14 isoform X2, which gives rise to MSKVWSVVNKMHERIDYLIEKCPNMTAAPYNYNYIFKYIIIGDMGVGKSCLLHQFTEKKFMANCPHTIGVEFGTRIIEVDDKKIKLQIWDTAGQERFRAVTRSYYRGAAGALMVYDITRRSTYNHLSSWLTDTRNLTNPSTVIFLIGNKSDLESTREVTYEEAKEFADENGLMFLEASAMTGQNVEEAFLETARKIYQNIQEGRLDLNASESGVQHRPSQPSRTSLSSEATGVKDQCSC
- the l(2)34Fc gene encoding defense protein l(2)34Fc; the protein is MFRLLVIAACLAISVHAYSDGAPKTACPDLTPQHGAKLQTIKPPYSLSGPSHVRSGEKLKLTLGGDEFLGFMIQARDGQNRVVGQFQVVDADHSQTLSCSGNANTLTHRKVNKESPLTQLTFEWLPPAGYKGNVKFMATVVQSSFVYWVGRVTKDIDVEEP
- the LOC108077438 gene encoding uncharacterized protein isoform X1, coding for MGAEQSALLACTQTGKPENFLELTNAEQFFSLQFEKMPKPATGPVTEALLYLVENLPEAKDITLENAEQDLHLPPDENGELEFSDGGESGFHSDFTCSTE
- the mTTF gene encoding transcription termination factor, mitochondrial → MLRSLVRSLETAFQLNRPLNANAGPRLCFRRSLFSQIESHAVPRKSLLTGATTAPGGSETDNEYVPYRPELETGTKASVLVELLRERFRFSDAELKRIMTDDVVYRNYRGRSLALTLDTLHAEGVSRRSLVEYPWIIGQDSKRLELKLQLIKSMDITDINHFVPFLRLTVPRLRKLVSGLNSERSAMPQRNRVYYISDKLEVSPDLVAKYLSKRLFILEMPYEMFEKNLHHMIEYNVSPINILKDLWAFRYTPKAVQLRLERAKRAKKDKIMPWMVRCPEPILQRSLKLSLDELQVLGKFSSVVEYVAHRLGFTVSEAKGIMDRHPQVHTVRVTKIKEVIDYLIDEAQFTRFEVAQVPRVLCHSLKTTKKRIEELKSHGCRPSSLVIICRSKREYDKFLQHWVSHARDPEVVSGL
- the LOC108077438 gene encoding uncharacterized protein isoform X2 codes for the protein MGAEQSALLACTQTGKPENFLELTNAEQFFSLQFEKMPKPATGPVTEALLYLVENLPEAKDNLHLPPDENGELEFSDGGESGFHSDFTCSTE
- the LOC108077438 gene encoding uncharacterized protein isoform X3; this encodes MGAEQSALLACTQTGKPENFLELTNAEQFFSLQFEKMPKPATGPVTEALLYLVENLPEAKDNENGELEFSDGGESGFHSDFTCSTE